In Triticum urartu cultivar G1812 chromosome 6, Tu2.1, whole genome shotgun sequence, the following proteins share a genomic window:
- the LOC125516276 gene encoding uncharacterized protein LOC125516276, with amino-acid sequence MALACASHHVRRLLVHPGAGAPARSFCAQPYQAKVGVVGFLNGVGKGVETHAAKLEEAVDGEPQSVPETRPLRRKKFGGPCKLRKLILSFPHKYRLGLSKHPAEGRKVQ; translated from the exons ATGGCCCTCGCGTGTGCATCTCATCATGTGCGCCGCCTCCTCGTCCACCCCGGGGCcggagctccggcgaggtccTTCTGCGCGCAGCCCTACCAAG CCAAGGTAGGCGTGGTGGGGTTCCTGAACGGGGTCGGCAAGGGGGTGGAGACGCACGCGGCGAAGCTGGAGGAGGCCGTCGACGGCGAACCCCAGAGTGTGCCCGAGACCCGCCCGCTACGGCGCAAGAAGTTCGGTGGCCCCTGCAAGCTT AGAAAGTTGATTTTGAGCTTTCCTCACAAGTACCGTCTTGGTCTTTCGAAGCACCCAGCAGAAGGCAGGAAAGTGCAATGA